The Bacteroides sp. AN502(2024) DNA segment GTGTAACCGTTTACGTCCAGTCCACGTATGTCGTAGCGCATGCCGGCAGAGCAGATCAGTTTGTCGAATGTCATTTTATGAAGCAAGAAAAAGCCTGTGGTCAGTGCGGCGAAGTTGGGAATAAACGCGGGTTGCTTGGTGCCCGGGATATTATAGTTCACCTGATGCATGGTAGACAAACCCACCTGCGAGGTCATGTTCTTCCTCCAATTGGCATTCCATATCAGTTCGACATTATAGGTGGTCAACCGGAGATCTTGCATGGGGAGCCAACTGTAGCGTACCTGCTTTCTGTTTTCAAACTCCTGCCTGAGGTTTTTCTGCAAAGAGGCACGTAGCAGGAGATTGTGTGAGTGGGAGATGTTCCAACTCAGGTCACCCTTGAATGTGGCATGCTGGGTCTGCTGGAAAGGAGGTTCCATGCGGTATGAAAAAGGGCGGATGGTATTTTCCTCGGGCCGGCCTATCTCGAAACGCGCCAGGAGTTGGTCGATATCGGATAACTTGCTTCCGTAGTAGATTCCTGCCCGCGAATAATAAAGACTCGCTTCCAGGGTGGCTGTCACCTTGTTGTCCTGATAACCTAACATGCCGGAGAAACTGATGTTCTTATAGCCTGTGTTGTTCAACCTGTATGCCGCCGTGGAGTAGTCACCCGCCCGCTGATACATGGCATGTACCCTGGCTCCCATCCGTTTGTACCCCATGTTGATGGTACCTGCGCCATCGTATGCCCGCGCATTGGTGGAATAGCCTGTATTCACCGTGCCGGTGAGTTTGAATTTGTCATGCCCGTAAGGGAGTTGCGCCTGGTTAAGGAGTACCACGCCTCCTACCGCACCGTAGCCATAGCGGATGGACTCGGCGCCTTTGATTACCTCGATACTGCTCGAACCCGTATGGTCTATTTCGGGAGCATGGTCGATGCCCCAGCTTTGACTCTCGAGACGCACCCCGTTGCTCACAAGCAGAATACGGCTACTGTGCATCCCTTGTATCACCGGTTTACCGATGGAGTTTCCCGAACTGATACTGCTTACCCCCGGTACCTTTTCCAACAACTGGGAAAGCGAAAGGGACGATCCCTTTTCAAGTTCCTTGGCATTGATGATCGAAGTCTGTTGCAATACGGAAGTATTTCTTTTCTGTCCATATACGGATACACCCTCAAGTGCATTCACATCGGCTTCCATGTAGATTGTCAAAGACTCGCCATTGACTTTAAATGCTTTCGACTGAATCTGTTTGAAACCGATGGATCTGACTGAGAGAACAATCGTTCCGGAACCGTCGTAGGGCACTTTACATCGCCCCAGAGCATCTGTACCATATCTTACTTTACCGAGTTGGACGGTTGCCCCCGACACGGGGATCGTGGTTCCTTCTTCCCAGATCCGGATATTCAGATCCGTACTGGATTGGGCAAAGGAGGAAAAGAACACTCCTCCTGCCAATAGGCATAGCAGTACCGCTACACCTTTCATAAAAATCATTTTTTTTCTGTTTATCATTCCTTTGGTTGGAGATTATTAATTGGGTGGCAAAGTTAAGTCGCTTTAGAAAACTGAACAATACCGATATGTAGGTATTTGTTTGAAAAACAATAACTAAGAAAAAACTTTATGATTGAATGGCGAAATGACCCCGTAGCGATGGTGGATCACAGACTGAGCCTTACCCGATTGATTCACCGATAATACAGTTCATCATCCGGTGTTCTTTTCTATATTCATTGGGAGAGACGTTTTTTAAAGCTTTGAATTGGCGGGACAAGTTCTTAAAATTACTGATTCCAATTTGTTCCGCCACATCTGCGATAGGGGCATCGCTGGCCAGTAACATCTGCGCAAAGCGTTCCATTCTAAGATTGAAGATGTATTTATGGATGGATTGTTTGGTCACTTGTTTAAAACGGATTTCCAGCAAACGGCGTGATAACGGCACTTGTCTGACAATATCCGATACAGTAATTTCAGAAGCCAGATTCTGATGAATGTAGGTCAAAGCTGTGTGAATGTGTATATCGGTCGTCGAATAGAAATCTGTTGATTGTCGGTTTACAACATTTACCGGTTGCAACACTACGTCCCGACAGTTTCTTTCTTCATCATTTAATAAGCGATCGATCATTGCGGCAGCCTCGAATCCACCTCTTACGATGTTATGGTTGATGCTGGACAAAGGAGGTTCGGAGAGATTACATATGATGTCGTCATTGTCAACTCCTAATATCGCTATTTGGTCCGGCACTCTGATATTGTTTACACGGCAGACCTCTGTGATGCGATTTCCCTGATTATCATCACATGCCATGAGTGCTGTTGGTTTTGGCAACGATTTCAGCCATGTAAGCAAGGGGGGAGATTCATAAAACCATAAGTCATCCAACGACTGCTCCTGATATACATAAAAGTTACTGCTTAAGCCATGGGTGGATATACATTCGTAGAAACCTTCACAGCGTTCTTGCGACCATACGGCATCTCGATAACCATAGAACGCAAAATGCTGAAATCCTTTGCTTAGAAAGAATTCTGCCGCCATTTTTCCTGTTGCGCGGTAATTGCCAGTGATATTAGGAATATTGTTGAACCTCGATTTGTAGTCTTGCGCTAAAGCAATGATACCATTCTCACGAAATAGATCTACATTATCATCATCGTCAAATCTTCCGATAATGGCATCTGCTTGCCAAGCTTTTGCCCATTTTAACACTCCTTTTATGCCATGTTTGTTTTTATAGGAAGGTGGCATTCGACAAACTACCCATGGATCATGGCTCTTTGAATAGGCGAGTATGCCTTTTAGCAAATTATACGAAAAAGTTTCTGTGAAGTCGGTGAGTAATATCAGTCTAATCATGGTTATCGGTTACATAAAGATGTTTGTTTTGATTATACAAATATAAGATTTCTATTTGTACATTCCTAATAAATGTCTGATATTTTATCATTCATAATCTACCGTCATCTATTCATCCTGTATGAAGTTTTTTTCCGATAACTCTTTTTAGTGTCTCACTTTCCTTGCTTTTCGATATTCTTTTCTATATTTGCCTACGTTAATGAAGGAGATACGACGATTGAGAGATAAAATATTGATAGGATGCATGTGGTGTCTGTTCTCTTTTATTCCAAAGGGGGCAGCCAATAATTATGTAATGCATCCTTATACCTACCGGGAAATCTCTGCCGACTCCATCATGAAATGTGTAATGACTTTTGCACCTTTGTATGAAACAATCGTAAGCGATTATCGTGCGAACCTATATATAAAAGGTAAGATGGATATCCGGAAAAAGAATTTTATTCTCCGTTATGTACCTTCCATGTTCCGTTTGCAAAAGGGAGTCCGTGAATATCTGCTTGAAACATACAGCGACCTCCATTATACTGCCCCCAATATTTATGATCAGAAAGTAAAAGCCTCTCAGGGAACAGTGAGGGGAAACAGCGGATTGCCGGGTTTGCTCGAATACTTTAATGTGAATATCTACTCTTCCTCCCTGCTGAATGATGAACGCCTGTTATCGCCGCTGGCTAAGAACGGACAGAAATACTATAAGTACCGGATAGACAGCGTGATGGGAGATCCTAACAATCCGGATTATCGGGTTCGCTTTATTCCCCGCACCAAGAGTGACCAGTTGGTGGGTGGGTATATGCTGGTCAGCAGTAACGTCTGGAGTGTTCGTGAAATTCGTTTTTCAGGAAGATCGGAACTGATTACATTTACCTGTTGGATTAAGATGGGAGATGTAGGCAAGAAAAATGAATTCCTGCCGGTGCGCTATGACGTAGATGCTCTTTTCAGATTTCTCGGAAATAAGGTGCATGGCAATTATACCGCTTCTTTGGATTATAAGTCGATCGAGCTGAAAGAAAAAAAGGTGCGCAAGAAAGAAAAAAGGAAATATAATCTTTCGGAGTCTTTTTCTTTACAGTGTGATACGAATGCCTATAAGACAGATGCCTCTACCTTTGCTATCATGCGGCCGATTCCTCTGGATGAAAGCGAGAAAAAACTATACCGTGACTATATGCTCAGACGTGATACGGCAACGGTACAAAAGCAATCCAAGAGTCATGCCTTCTGGGGAACGATGGGCGATTTGATGATAGAAGATTATAAACTCAATTTGTCCCATATCGGAAGCGTACGGTTCTCTCCCTTTATAAATCCGCTCTTATTCAGCTATAGCGGAAGCAACGGTTTGTCCTATCGGCAGGATTTCCGTTACAACCGTATCTTCAGAGGAGATAAATTACTTCGTATTGTACCTAAGTTCGGATACAACTTTACCCGTAAGGAGTTCTACTGGTCACTGAATGCCGACTTTGAATACTGGCCGCAGAAACGGGGATTCTTCCGGTTGAATGTGGGTAACGGTAACCGTATTTATAGCAGTAGGGTGCTGGACGAACTGAAAGCCATGCCCGACAGCATCTTCAATTTCGATTTAATTCATCTGGATTATTTCAAGGACTTGTATTTCAATTTCCAACATACCGTTGAGGTAGTCAACGGGCTGGACATCGGGCTGGGTTTCTCTGCCCATAAAAGAGCAGCCGTAGAACCTTCCCGTTTTGTGATCACCGGTGACTATCCGATGCCGCCTCCGGAATTTATGGATAAATTCAAGAACACTTATATCAGTTTCGCTCCCCGCCTTCGGATAGAGTGGACTCCGGGACTCTATTATTATATGAACGGGAAGCGAAAGATTAACCTTCGTTCTTTATACCCGACTTTCTCGGTCGATTATGAACGGGGCATTAAAGGAGTGTTCAAGAGTACGGGCGAATATGAACGAATCGAGTTTGACCTTCAACATCGAATCCGGATGGGATTGATGCGTAACATTTATTATCGTTTCGGATTCGGAGCATTTACCAATCAGGATGAGTTGTATTTTGTGGACTTCGTCAATTTCTCCCGCCATAACCTTCCCGTAGGGTGGAATGATGAAATCGGCGGAGTATTTCAGGTGCTTGACTCCCGTTGGTACAACTCCTCCCGCCGTTATGTACGGGGGCATTTCACCTACGAAGCTCCGTTCCTCATTCTCCGGCATCTGATGAAGTACACCCGTTACGTGCAGAATGAACGTATTTATATCAGTGCCCTCTCTATGCCGCACCTTCAGCCTTATCTGGAAGTGGGATATGGCATCGGTACGCATATTTTTGATGTGGGAGTTTTTGTGAGCAGTGAAAACTGGAAATTCGGTGGAGTAGGCTGTAAGTTCACGTTTGAGTTGTTTAACCGATAGTTTTCTTCGTTCCGGTTGTTTTTCGAATGGTATGTAGATAATATGGGGTCTAATTCAATATTGTCCTAAATAAATTTTGAGCATGAGCTAACTGACTATACTGTTAAGTATAGCCTCGAGAGTTCAAAATCAATCCCCCCTAATCGTTTTCGATGGTTTCGGGAGGTGGTGTAAATGGTTGATCAAGCCATTTTTGGAGGTCGATTTTGGTAAATGTGTTCAGCCGGAGGGTGACCACAAGGTTAGCCAATGCCCATTTGTATCTTGCGATGTGCTTTAGCCATGTCAGAATCAGCATTGTAGTCATAGCAGTCCATATTTGGGTCTCTACGGCATTGCGGGATGTGCCGATAAAGCTCTTGATGCGTAGCAGTTGCTTGAGGTTGCGAAAGAAGATTTCTATGTTCCACCGAGCCTTGTACAGAGCCGCTATGCTTGATGCTGCCAATGTGAAGTTGTTTGTGAGTAACTCAATTTCAAAACCGTGTTCATCGTTCCATACTGCGATGCGACGTAAACGTTTGGGATATTTGGATTTGGCCGCCGAGAGTTCGAACTCGATTATTTCGTCAATAAGTACATTCTGAGCGTGTTTTTCAGGCAAAGGCAACTCCTCTATGGCTTTGTACCGGATATTGTCTTTATGACGCACTACAAAGAACACGTTGCTGCTGTCCCAATTATTCAGCAATGAGTAGTCACAGTAGCCTCGGTCGGCTACTACAATACTATACGGATGTAACTCAATATCAAAAGCAGCTTTGTTGTCGGTGGTTTTGCCATCGGTGATATTCACGAACTCCGGCAAAAGACTGTCATAGTCCAATAGCGTGTGCATCTTGACCGCCCCCTTGGTGGTAGTGTAATGTGCCCAGTCATATATTGACAGAGTCAATGACACCAATGTGGAGTCGAGCAGTTTTATCGGCATCTTGAAACGGAACTTTCTTCGTTGCCATAGGGCTTGCTGTCCGAAATACTGAAACAACGAGTAGAATATGCCGCGAAAAACCGAACTGTCTCGGTTGGCGTTCTGATATGCTACCGTTGACTTGGATGGTGCACGGTTGATTCCCAAATGATTGAGGTTGCCGGTGGCTGATTTCAGCCCGTTTGAGATATCTCTGACTGAATCACATCCTGAGAATTGGCTGAAAATCATGCTAACAAACTGACTCCATGTATTGTAGCCCTTACAATGCTTGTCTGACCCCGAAGATTTTATGATTTTCCTGATATTTTCTTTCGGGAGATGTGATATTACCTGTGCGAAAAGTGTTATATTTGCCATAGGAAGTAGATGAGTTGGTAGCTCGCTACTAAGGTAGTCATTTTACCTTAGTTCTACTTCCTTTTTATTTGTTCCCCCAATTTATTTAGGACAATATTGGGTCTAATTCTCTTTTCTTCTGCCATTCTTTTGTCAGTCAAGAAAATATTTCTACCTTTGCGCCCGATTTATAGATAATATAATGTCTTATTTAATTAAAGTATTAAACAATTTATTTATTAATGGAAAACTTAAAGAACGTAGCTCCTATTGAAGATTTCAACTGGGATGCTTATGAAAATGGCGAATCAGTAACCAATGTCAGTCACGAAGAACTGGAAAAAGCTTACGACGGTACGCTTAACAAAGTGAACGACCGGGAGGTTGTCGACGGAACTGTAATCGCAATGAACAAGCGTGAGGTCGTTGTGAACATCGGTTACAAATCAGACGGTATCATCCCATTGAATGAATTCCGTTACAATCCGGATCTGAAGATCGGTGACACGGTAGAAGTGTACATCGAAAACCAGGAAGACAAAAAAGGACAGCTCGTTCTGTCACACAGAAAAGCCCGCGCTACTCGTTCTTGGGATCGCGTGAACGCTGCTCTGGAAAATGAAGAAATTATCAAGGGTTACATCAAGTGCCGCACGAAGGGTGGTATGATCGTAGACGTATTCGGCATCGAAGCATTCTTGCCGGGTTCTCAGATCGATGTGAAACCGATCCGCGACTATGATGTATTCGTTGGCAAGACAATGGAATTCAAAGTGGTTAAAATCAACCAGGAATTCAAAAACGTTGTCGTATCTCACAAGGCTCTTATCGAAGCCGAACTGGAACAACAGAAGAAAGAAATCATCGGTAAACTGGAAAAAGGACAGGTTCTGGAAGGAACTGTTAAAAATATCACCTCTTACGGTGTGTTCATCGACCTGGGTGGCGTAGACGGTTTGATCCACATCACCGACCTTTCTTGGGGACGTGTCAGCGATCCGAAAGAAGTGGTTGAACTGGATCAGAAGCTCAACGTGGTTATCCTTGACTTCGATGACGAAAAGAAACGTATCGCTCTTGGCTTGAAACAACTCACTCCGCACCCATGGGATGCGCTTGACGCTGACCTGAAGGTGGGTGACAAGGTGAAAGGTAAAGTGGTTGTTATGGCCGACTACGGTGCATTCATCGAAATCGCTCCGGGCGTAGAAGGATTGATCCACGTCTCTGAAATGTCTTGGAGCCAACACCTGCGTTCTGCACAGGATTTCATGAAGGTAGGCGACGATGTGGAAGCTGTTGTGCTGACACTTGACCGCGAAGAACGTAAGATGTCTTTGGGTATCAAACAACTGAAACAAGATCCATGGGAAACAATCGAAGAGAAGTATCCTGTAGGTTCTAAGCATAATGCCAAAGTTCGCAACTTCACCAACTTCGGTGTATTCGTAGAGATCGAAGAAGGGGTTGACGGCTTGATCCACATCTCTGACCTTTCTTGGACGAAGAAAGTAAAACACCCGTCAGAATTTACTCAGATCGGTGCTGACATCGAAGTTCAGGTATTGGAAATCGACAAGGAAAACCGTCGTTTGAGCCTGGGTCACAAACAGCTCGAGGAGAATCCTTGGGATGTATTCGAAACGGTGTTCACCGTAGGGTCTATACACGAAGGTACGATTATCGAAATGTTGGATAAGGGTGCTGTAGTTTCTCTTCCTTATGGTGTAGAAGGTTTCGCGACTCCGAAACACCTTGTAAAAGAAGACGGTTCACAAGCACAGTTGGACGAGAAACTTCAATTCAAAGTGATCGAGTTCAACAAAGACGCCAAGAGAATCATCCTGTCTCACAGCCGTATCTTCGAAGATGTAGCCAAGGCTGAAGAGAAAGCAGAGAAGAAAGCTGCTTCCGGTTCTAAGAAGTCATCTTCCAAGAGAGAAGATACTCCGATGATCCAGAACCAAGCTGCTTCAACTACACTGGGCGACATCGACGCGCTTGCTGCATTGAAAGAACAGTTGGAAGGAAAGAAATAATGTTTATTTCCAGATAGATAAAAAGGCGTCCCGACCATCGGGACGCCTTTTTGTGTTTATAGGCAAGGATGTGTGGGGATTTTTTCCTTTTTCTTTGCAAGATTGAAT contains these protein-coding regions:
- a CDS encoding substrate-binding domain-containing protein, giving the protein MIRLILLTDFTETFSYNLLKGILAYSKSHDPWVVCRMPPSYKNKHGIKGVLKWAKAWQADAIIGRFDDDDNVDLFRENGIIALAQDYKSRFNNIPNITGNYRATGKMAAEFFLSKGFQHFAFYGYRDAVWSQERCEGFYECISTHGLSSNFYVYQEQSLDDLWFYESPPLLTWLKSLPKPTALMACDDNQGNRITEVCRVNNIRVPDQIAILGVDNDDIICNLSEPPLSSINHNIVRGGFEAAAMIDRLLNDEERNCRDVVLQPVNVVNRQSTDFYSTTDIHIHTALTYIHQNLASEITVSDIVRQVPLSRRLLEIRFKQVTKQSIHKYIFNLRMERFAQMLLASDAPIADVAEQIGISNFKNLSRQFKALKNVSPNEYRKEHRMMNCIIGESIG
- a CDS encoding DUF5686 family protein: MKEIRRLRDKILIGCMWCLFSFIPKGAANNYVMHPYTYREISADSIMKCVMTFAPLYETIVSDYRANLYIKGKMDIRKKNFILRYVPSMFRLQKGVREYLLETYSDLHYTAPNIYDQKVKASQGTVRGNSGLPGLLEYFNVNIYSSSLLNDERLLSPLAKNGQKYYKYRIDSVMGDPNNPDYRVRFIPRTKSDQLVGGYMLVSSNVWSVREIRFSGRSELITFTCWIKMGDVGKKNEFLPVRYDVDALFRFLGNKVHGNYTASLDYKSIELKEKKVRKKEKRKYNLSESFSLQCDTNAYKTDASTFAIMRPIPLDESEKKLYRDYMLRRDTATVQKQSKSHAFWGTMGDLMIEDYKLNLSHIGSVRFSPFINPLLFSYSGSNGLSYRQDFRYNRIFRGDKLLRIVPKFGYNFTRKEFYWSLNADFEYWPQKRGFFRLNVGNGNRIYSSRVLDELKAMPDSIFNFDLIHLDYFKDLYFNFQHTVEVVNGLDIGLGFSAHKRAAVEPSRFVITGDYPMPPPEFMDKFKNTYISFAPRLRIEWTPGLYYYMNGKRKINLRSLYPTFSVDYERGIKGVFKSTGEYERIEFDLQHRIRMGLMRNIYYRFGFGAFTNQDELYFVDFVNFSRHNLPVGWNDEIGGVFQVLDSRWYNSSRRYVRGHFTYEAPFLILRHLMKYTRYVQNERIYISALSMPHLQPYLEVGYGIGTHIFDVGVFVSSENWKFGGVGCKFTFELFNR
- a CDS encoding IS4 family transposase, whose product is MANITLFAQVISHLPKENIRKIIKSSGSDKHCKGYNTWSQFVSMIFSQFSGCDSVRDISNGLKSATGNLNHLGINRAPSKSTVAYQNANRDSSVFRGIFYSLFQYFGQQALWQRRKFRFKMPIKLLDSTLVSLTLSIYDWAHYTTTKGAVKMHTLLDYDSLLPEFVNITDGKTTDNKAAFDIELHPYSIVVADRGYCDYSLLNNWDSSNVFFVVRHKDNIRYKAIEELPLPEKHAQNVLIDEIIEFELSAAKSKYPKRLRRIAVWNDEHGFEIELLTNNFTLAASSIAALYKARWNIEIFFRNLKQLLRIKSFIGTSRNAVETQIWTAMTTMLILTWLKHIARYKWALANLVVTLRLNTFTKIDLQKWLDQPFTPPPETIEND
- a CDS encoding TonB-dependent receptor translates to MIFMKGVAVLLCLLAGGVFFSSFAQSSTDLNIRIWEEGTTIPVSGATVQLGKVRYGTDALGRCKVPYDGSGTIVLSVRSIGFKQIQSKAFKVNGESLTIYMEADVNALEGVSVYGQKRNTSVLQQTSIINAKELEKGSSLSLSQLLEKVPGVSSISSGNSIGKPVIQGMHSSRILLVSNGVRLESQSWGIDHAPEIDHTGSSSIEVIKGAESIRYGYGAVGGVVLLNQAQLPYGHDKFKLTGTVNTGYSTNARAYDGAGTINMGYKRMGARVHAMYQRAGDYSTAAYRLNNTGYKNISFSGMLGYQDNKVTATLEASLYYSRAGIYYGSKLSDIDQLLARFEIGRPEENTIRPFSYRMEPPFQQTQHATFKGDLSWNISHSHNLLLRASLQKNLRQEFENRKQVRYSWLPMQDLRLTTYNVELIWNANWRKNMTSQVGLSTMHQVNYNIPGTKQPAFIPNFAALTTGFFLLHKMTFDKLICSAGMRYDIRGLDVNGYTSLSSFKYYNAFKVYSNFTGNVAAYYQFNENLDVRLNVGWAWRPPDVNELYACGLHHGSYWVVGNNELTSERGYKSVLGGRYHTSWFALEPSLFYQQITNYIYDNIGSGADRFHNHPSGKYPKFIYGQDNARITGGDMVVTVEPIQNLRAAAKGEWLFARNLSQDNWLPFMPSDRYTLSGEYMKAVGKRRKWELTASLEGLFVTKQRRFDPIKDLVPESPPAYFLLSGSLEASTELEHGRRLKVTLLGDNILNKLYKEYTDRFRYYAHEQGAKFTLKTIFTF
- the rpsA gene encoding 30S ribosomal protein S1, which codes for MENLKNVAPIEDFNWDAYENGESVTNVSHEELEKAYDGTLNKVNDREVVDGTVIAMNKREVVVNIGYKSDGIIPLNEFRYNPDLKIGDTVEVYIENQEDKKGQLVLSHRKARATRSWDRVNAALENEEIIKGYIKCRTKGGMIVDVFGIEAFLPGSQIDVKPIRDYDVFVGKTMEFKVVKINQEFKNVVVSHKALIEAELEQQKKEIIGKLEKGQVLEGTVKNITSYGVFIDLGGVDGLIHITDLSWGRVSDPKEVVELDQKLNVVILDFDDEKKRIALGLKQLTPHPWDALDADLKVGDKVKGKVVVMADYGAFIEIAPGVEGLIHVSEMSWSQHLRSAQDFMKVGDDVEAVVLTLDREERKMSLGIKQLKQDPWETIEEKYPVGSKHNAKVRNFTNFGVFVEIEEGVDGLIHISDLSWTKKVKHPSEFTQIGADIEVQVLEIDKENRRLSLGHKQLEENPWDVFETVFTVGSIHEGTIIEMLDKGAVVSLPYGVEGFATPKHLVKEDGSQAQLDEKLQFKVIEFNKDAKRIILSHSRIFEDVAKAEEKAEKKAASGSKKSSSKREDTPMIQNQAASTTLGDIDALAALKEQLEGKK